The DNA window CCAGACAACGGCGTTTATTATCTAGTCCCTGAACGGTGGGTCCTAGCGAAAACGGCAAACATGCCCGCTGTGTGCTCCAAGTCCACCAGCTCCGCACCCTCGCACCAATGCCCTCGCGCCAAGGTAGCAGAGCCACTCCAACGTGGGCAAGCATCAGACGTGGAGGGCATCTATTGGTCGGCACACGCGTCCTTCTTCTCGTGAGGAAGCAGGGCAGCAGGCTTAAATCCCAGCACCCACGACGGGGCCGATCGCTACGGTCTCCTCCCCGCTGCCCCGCTTCCAGAAGCTTCGACGCTCCGCCATGCGTCCCGCCGTCCTCGCGGcgctcctcctcgtcgccgcggccgcctccccggccgccgcgctcTACTCCGCGGGCTCCCCCGTCCTCCAGCTCAACCCCAACAACTTCAAATCCAAGGTCCGGCTCGCCTCCCGCTGCCCCCTCCGCCACCAGATCGGCGCCTCCATTTGGTTTTAATCTCTGACAGGTGTGATCCGTTTTTGATTTGGCTGCAGGTGCTGAACTCGAACGGGGTGGTGCTGGTTGAGTTCTTCGCGCCGTGGTGCGGGCACTGCAAGCAGCTGGCTCCCGCATGGGAGAAGGCCGCCGGCGTGCTCAAGGGCGTTGCGACAGTTGCCGCCCTCGACGCCGATGCGCACCAGTCTCTCGCGCAGGTGAGCGTGCCTCCTGTGTGACCTTATCGTTTCCTTATGATTCGCCCACGCTTGTGTGTGTTGATCTGATCTGCTGGCGCAGCGGAGTGATCTCGGCATCAGTTGTTGCGATTTTGTATTGTCGTTTTGTCTTATTAGGTGATAGTTGCTTACTGATGCATGCAACATACCGATACCAGTTTGATTTGATATTCAAATGTTAAACCCGGGATGGTTTTTGTTCATTTGCTGCGATCCTTAGCAGTGCAGTGTCGCACATATTGGTGGCTCAAGATTGGTAAATTTACTGGTACCTACTTTCTCTTAGACGCCGTGTAAAAGCAGATAAGCTAGAATTCATACTGATATTCTGTGCATACGGAACTGTTTAAATTGGAAACTACTCCTGGGTGGGATATGGCAGTTCTGCACAGCAAGTTATTTTGAGAGCCAGAGGAAGCCCCCTGGTTCCTTTTGTATTAATCAAACAACCAGTCTTACTTTACAGTAAATTTCCTGCAATGCTTCAGAATTCTGCTGAAGAATGGTACAGTATACTTAAGAATTTTATCTCTAGAATCTTCAGTGTACATTTTGATAGAAATTTATTGCTAATGTGTCCCTTAACACACCTGTAAGATGAAATAGCCCCAGGAATCAATTATCAGATGCAATAAGCACTCTCACTATGAGAAATCAAAGAAGCCGATACAAAATTGGGGTTAAATAATATGATTGAAATAATTTTGGTAAAATAACCCTAGATGACACCTTATTGGCTTTATATAGGCTTATAATACTTCTGTTTCACTTGTCTAAATAGTTATCTGGACTAGTAATGCCAAATTGACAACCGCAAATTTTGATCTGACCATTTTATTATCGCGTATAGATCTATGCATGGAATGCTATCAATTTATTTAAATATTTGCTGATCTGTGATGCATCTTTTTTGAAGGAATATGGAATCAGGGGATTTCCAACTATAAAGGTGTTTGTCCCTGGTAAACCTCCAGTTGATTATCAAGGAGCAAGAGATGTAAAGCCAATTGTAGAATTTGCTCTGTCTCAGGTTTGTTGCATTGGATCATACATAGATGGCCATATTTTTCCTTTTATTTGTTTGCAGGATATATTTCAGTCACTTTTATTGTATACTACTAAGTTACTAGGCATGAGTTATGTTTTTTCTGTTCCTTTTTCCTGTGCAAAACTGCAAACCTCTTACATTTATTTTTTGCAAACCATTTAGATTCAGTAGTTCAAGAGGAGTCTGCTGTGTGCTAACATAAATGACTTTGGGATCTCATTGTACTACAAAAACAGCAGTTATCTTTCTAATGGCTGAAAAAATTTTGTGCGTTTTTTATTGTGCTGTTTAAGTCTTTTTTATTTAAACACATGACTATCCTAACCAGTGCCTTAAAGTATGAAGTTCTTTTCTAGTAGGCATTGAGGGATCCAAATTCATTATTCATATTCTGAGTGTGTTCTGTATTCACAGGTCAAGGCCCTTCTTAGAGATAGATTGAATGGTAAGGCATCATCAGGGTCAAGTGGCAAGGCATCTGGAGGTTCAAGTGAGAAAAATGAACCAAGTGCATCAGTTGAACTAAATTCACGTAATTTTGATGAACTTGTCATCAAAAGCAAGGACCTTTGGATTGTGGAATTCTTTGCACCATGGTATGGAGCTTATTGTACACATAATGTTCATCCTGTAACTTGGGTGATTATACATCCTTTACTACCATCTGGGATCTGATTATTTATCTAGTAGAAGAGAAGGGAAAAAAGGTCGAATAAAGTTGTGTACAATTTTCGTAATCTCTTAATAAGTGTTCTAGGGTCATTTTTCTTGATTGTCTTGCATGTTAGTCACTTACTAATTATGTTCTATGATATTGTTTAGTAATTGTGGGCGCTTAAGAAGTTTGACGCGTACATTTTTTCAGGTGTGGGCACTGCAAGAAATTGGCACCTGAATGGAAAAAGGCTGCGAAGAAGTTGAATGGCCAAGTGAAGTTTGGGCATGTTGATTGTGATGCTGAAAAGGT is part of the Panicum hallii strain FIL2 chromosome 2, PHallii_v3.1, whole genome shotgun sequence genome and encodes:
- the LOC112881838 gene encoding protein disulfide isomerase-like 2-3, giving the protein MRPAVLAALLLVAAAASPAAALYSAGSPVLQLNPNNFKSKVLNSNGVVLVEFFAPWCGHCKQLAPAWEKAAGVLKGVATVAALDADAHQSLAQEYGIRGFPTIKVFVPGKPPVDYQGARDVKPIVEFALSQVKALLRDRLNGKASSGSSGKASGGSSEKNEPSASVELNSRNFDELVIKSKDLWIVEFFAPWCGHCKKLAPEWKKAAKKLNGQVKFGHVDCDAEKSLMSKYKVEGFPTILVFGADKESPFPYQGARVASAIESFALEQLEANSGPAEVSELTGPDVMEEKCASAAICFVSFLPDILDSKAEGRNKYLELLLSVAEKFKKSPYSFVWTAATKQPDLENQVGVGGYGYPAMVALNVKKGAYAPLRSAFQRDEIIEFVKEAGRGGKGNLPLNGAPTVVPSEPWDGKDGEEIVEDEFSLDELMGDSSPVNDEL